Sequence from the Cucumis sativus cultivar 9930 chromosome 1, Cucumber_9930_V3, whole genome shotgun sequence genome:
ATGGTTTTTTAGATTTGCTTTAGCCATTGAAAGAGATGATTGCAGGGGGAGTTCATTAGAGGTATGTTATATATCTCTCCAGCAGGTTAGAAGGGTGATGTAAGTTAACATTCATGCAGATATTGCAATTACTTgaatcaattttgatattgCAATAACATGATCTAAACCTTGTCTTCGGGATTCTCCTAATTGCTTATGCTACAGTTCTTGTGTTGTTTGTTTCTGAAATATTGCTACTTGGATGAATGTTGGACTTGGATATTTTAGCAACCAATACAAAGAGAAGGTATGATGCTATTGCTATTGCTGGACCTCTAGCTGCCCAATCTCTTTCACAAGTTTTAGATTATATGGGCCATAGTACCATACAGCCACAGTGGATCCAAGCCTACTTGTAAACTTTGagaaattgattttgtgttGTTGCTGAACTTAATATTGCCACCATGTCCTCTTGTTCTTTCATACCCATGGTTGCTGAAGTGGCTGTTGTTTGAGAATCCATGGGAGTTGATTTCTGTGCACTTCAATGAGCGGCTATGTCATTGACAGAGTTGAACTGCAGTAATCTATTTCCAAAGGTGATTATAGTTGTATTGAATTCCTGCAATGTGAATGACCCTCTTGAGTTTCTTTCGCCAATAATCGGTAAGTTCTCAAATAAGATAGCTAATTGAAATaagttttctaattatttttcattaagaGCCATTTTAGTGGAGCCTTTTCAAGCTGTCTAAAGAGAACTGATCagaatttgaaactaaaattgGATTCTGTCCTGGAAGTTCAATGGTTTCTAGTGGAGATGCTGTtctaaccaaacaaaaatccATCAGAGCTTCTTTACAATGAAGAATAGTTTGTGCCATTGGTTACCTTAACATTGACAAATTGCCCAGCTACGACTCCATCAAATGAATTTGCTAACAACATTTGTTGGCACTGTCATTACGCAGATCATTCTGTTCTGATACAAAGAAAGAAACGATATAGCATAGAGGAAATGGTTTTGCGTGAAAGATTTGACCCTCCTCTTGAGGGTAAGTACCATTTAGATAAATTGAAAGGTCTAGTAAACTTAGAAATACCATTGATGAGACACCAATGTGCATCAAACACTAGAGGATTACATCTTTTTTAGGCACTAACTTTATGTCTGTAGAAGGAAAGCATGAAAgataagttttcttttcatgattatgttgttttctttactGTAATTCCCTGTCATAATGTTCCTTTTTCCCCCCCAATCAGCTACTCCCATATGATTTCCTCAAGCTTGACCTTCttgtttacaatttaaaactaCTCTTTCTACTCATATCTTCAACCCCAAGTAAACAAAAAGTACTGGAAGTTTCTATTCCCAGAGTTTAGGATCAGAGAGATCCTATATTGCCTTTTTACTAATTATTGATTCTAACAACCTATGTAACTGTCAGGCATcttcaaaaaatgtaaaattgtaaatttccATAAACTTCAATTTGTGTTCAAGTTTAATTCATGTCTACTAAATGGGAATGCACAATATCTACAGGACAAGTATTAGCTGATTTCGGTATATCGTAAGTGCTACTTTATTCTGTCAAATTTCTACCAAATCACTAATATGTCAGTTTAATCTTGTAATTTAGAGAGTAGGattctaattataaaaatgaatagtATGGTTTTGAGAATGAACAGTATGTTTTCAATGACATATCAGAGCTATATACAGTGTTTAATGCAGGAAGATATTGCTTATATGCAGTTTGAAATGTTGCCACATACAACttataatcaattaaataatgagTATGATGGACAATAACTTAATACGGAGGGACTCCACTTCAGTCTATTTTAGTGGTGCTTTGGTATTGAAATTTGTAgcaattaatttgattgtggTGGAAATTGGGTATGTTGCACTAAACCAATGCATCCACTTTCTCCACTCACCACAAAGCCTCAAAGTTTGAAATGGTTtgagatttttcaaaaagaaaccCATAAATTAAGCAACCCTGAAACCAAGCTTCTAAAAACCCAACttgtaaatcttttttttcaatcaaaaaaGCACCTTTTATCATCTTAAAAGTCAGCAGTTTCTGGTCGttcaaaaacaatttatattctttttccattttcagtATATCCTTCTTTGAAATACTTAAATTAATCAGAAGGATAAGGATCCATAATCCAAGCAGCAAGGACCCAAATCACTTAACAgatctttaaatatattaaaaaactgATCCCACCAAATTGTTGATAGTGGCCATTCATCTTTTAGTTCAATGTATGTAAGGTAGGGATTTGAACTTCTAACAATAGATAGTTCATACTTCAATCTATTTTAGCTATACTTGCGTTGGTAAAATGCAAACAATTTCGATGATGGCTTTGATTTCAGCcctgaaaattatatattactaaacaAATAAGCCAAAGAAGGTCTCTTTGCTTTGTTTTACAAAGTACACAATTTTTTGACTCATTTTTCACCTAATCTTATGAATTTTTCTACCCATCTCTTTTCTCAGCTTTTCAACAGCTTAATTGAGTGATGAAGAAGCTCAAACCCTCCTTCCATATTCCCAtgtaatacatataatatgaTCATAGATAGATATAAAGATAATTCAAACcaataatatcatataaatataaagccCAACCAATCCCTAAAATATGTAATGTAAAATCTAATCAACAATCAGCACAGCCCCTAAATTGTGGCCTTGGTGTGTGACGATTGTTGGCTCCTGACCCTGGATAGTCATTTAGTGCCACAACCATTCTTCCATGGCTCTCTTCTTCCTCCGTTTTAGTCACCTGCATAAAACAGAAAGCCTTCTCTGTTTAAATCTCAGTAACATAAACGGATACATTACAGTAAAGTTATTTTCATAACACTCTAATTTTCTAGTTGTTGAAATacctttgaatattttatctaGCGCTTCAAACAACTAAGGTATAGAACAAACACCAGAGATTAGAGACCCTAGTTTTGCAAAACCCTTGGTTGTATTTGTATGTGTAATGTATGTTATTTgcattatttacaattttgatcATAGGATTTAGTGGAGGTGTCTCATATAACTCCTTAACATCCTTATTGATATCAGTAAACATAGCTAACACACTATCAATGAACTATGTAAATTTGTATGTTGATTCTTTAATATTCTATGGTTTATGTTCATCTTTGGTTATTGGTCTAAAGACTAggaatggaaaaagaaagagcaaTAGAGTTTCAACACATAATCACTGCTCTGATCCTATGATCGAAAGCTAAAAACTTGGAGGGATAATGACATTGAGGTTGAAGGGTAATGTAACATACCATGAGGGTGTTGCTTGAAACATGAGGAAATGGAAGAGATCCATGCAAGAGGCTGACACTTCCTACAGAATCAGATCAGAAGAGTTTAGTTCATtttacaagaagaaaaaaagaaaaagaagagaaaagagattGATTTTAGGGACTTACTTGAAGTTGGGACAGCATTGGAACAAAGAAGGTTATAAAGTCCCAAGAATATGACAAGCAAACGAAGGAAATGAGAGGCTGCTGCCATTGATGAAACTGCTGCTCTGCTTCaaaccaaagaaaatcaatGGAGGTATTTATATATGAAGTCTCAGAGGCTGAtggagagaaaaggaaaaaaaaaaaaaagtgtttgatgGGTGGTTTAGATAGAGGGCAATTTATAAGATTGTTACACACCCAAGTCAAAAAGAAAGTGATAGCAACAAGAACATTTTATATGGAGGTGATTTGTTTGTATGTTTTGACATAAGGGGTGGTTTTAATTAAAGGCTTGGGATTCTCtatggaaaatgaaagatgAAAACTTAGGAAGTGGGggaaaagggggaaaaaattatgatatttaaaaagtcaatATGGTGAGAAAAAGTTGGAAGACACTGTGAGAAAGTGGAGGATGACAGAAGAAATATGAGAAGGGCAAACTCATGGTGTGCACTCATTTATAAGGTCAATGGGGGGTAGTGggaatataattataatcattTATGTGTGAGGAGAGGTTTGAAGGGAAATGTGGTGTAAATAtgtgtttgtgttttataCAATGGGGAAAGAGAGAGGTTTGGAGGAGTATAATATCTTGGAAACTTCATTAAAAGGAAAGTGTGGTGCAATCCATTCTAATGGCACATAAAAAAAGGCTAGTGGGTTTGAAACCAAATTTGCACCAAACTATGTGGTACTACTTTTGCCATCACATGTGGGTATATATCTTTGCATCTTCTACTTagcttctcttttttttatgttactTGAGCTAACCAACTATATGTATTGATAGTATTGTTTACAAAAGAGAGTGCAAAGAGAGAACTAAAGAGGATGTGTGTAGTAAAGAAATAACGTACGACTCAAATAGACTAGAATGTGtataatcaatcaaatatattgaCGGGAAAGAGTTTGCATAAGTTTGTATACTTCTATACAAGAAAGGTTTACTCTACAATATCAGAGAAActgtatctttttttttttcttcttttttttagagaaacaACACATAAAACCTACATCGTAAGAATCCACTTTAGGTAACTAACGaatgtaatttgaaaaatcatcTCACTTAACTTGGGAACAAACCTCATTTAAAATCCATGGAACTCATCGATCTGCAACACAAGGGTTGAAAACCCCACTAAGCACGTCGACAACCAACACCCAAATTAGATGTGGTTAGATTCTTGGGAACAATACCAACCGACATTAGGGATATGCGGTCATCTATTTACCACTCGAACACAAGCTTTCTTGCTTAGACATATAGTTTacatcaatcaattttttcatcTCTATCTTATTGGACATACGTGCATACTCAttcaacaaaaaagagaaaaaaaaactaggtAAGCATATCATACCTGATTGACAACTTTAACTAATAGATTTGCTTTACCTTAGTAAGTCaattaatgatatcaataCATTAATTATTGATGTCACACATATAACTATATGATGATTGATAACTATGTGCATCACTAAGTACATATACAGTTGTACTATATATGAACATGATAAACAGTACATAAAGTTTCCTAATATTCACGTAGATGTgtaaaagtttgatttattaatCCCTAAAAGCAAAAGTAATATAGTATGATATGAAATGGATTTAATTAAGTTGGCCAAGTTGACATAGGTATGTGCACAAAATCCAGCCaaaaagttattgaaaatgatgatgatgagagAAAATTCTAACATATGAAAGTGTTACCTAATTGGTCAAATTTGTACCAAAGTTTTATCTATTTCACATTGTTCAATACCatactataaatataaacaaaacatggttttatttcaattatattccATTTTCCCAATTCTTTCCTCaaccaaatttaataaagtGGGGATTGACTTTTAATACTcatgattaaattaaagtatacttatttcttttcttgactTCTTTGGTCACCCATTGTAATTCAATTTCATGGGAAGGAGCCTAAGTAATTCACCtcaaaaaaaaactacttttttgtaacacaaatttatatacattCTCTCTTAAATCCCGACTTGAAAATGTTATGACAGTATTTTTAAGGGacgtttgcaaaaataacagaaaaagttataataataagacCCATATCactgtattttttaaatttcaaaaatagtaaatttaaacgCGGATAACTTTGTAACAGTGCTTTAATATATCTAACtacttatcatttttttttataggatgCAATTTCTCGGACTCGATATATTTGGGCCTTATGGATCTTTCTCAAAAGGCCATACCTTTGCGTGAGGAAGACAGGCCCACTATATATACTCAAACTGGCAAAGGCCCAAATGAAAGGCCCAAAGAAAAAACGGGTTCGTCAATGATTTATGATTAGAAGGAAATTAGAActttaacttataattaattagtcaaAATTTAACATCACAATCACAACTTCTTTGATcctaaaagtaattaatttagattttagatgACAcgtcaaaataataataataataataataataaaaaggttatataaaaaattaatttgtactttggatattataattatacatattattatagttaatGTGAACATGCATGCATCCAATTAACATCATGAGTCAAAAGTCATAATGTTGTTGTGTGCTTATATTGACTCCAAAACTTTTATACAACCACTTATTTAACTCATGAATGCAATTTGTTCATCATCTCTATGTTTTTCTTACTTTCAAAAgatatcatattttaaatcGACTcatcaaagagaaaaataatagtgAATAAGAATAGTGGCATGTGCATTAAATGaacacaaaaacatatatgttATAGGGTATTGTGATTGTACATTGATTAGGCTTAATGTTGTCCATAACTTGATTTCTTTTGTGCAATTTTGTGATATGTTTATCCCTTTTGTTAAATGCAATTCATAGCTCAATgataatatatacacacatatatatatgaagcTAAGAAGGCCTGAAATTAGATTTCTTAATTAGCCTgatgacaaaaaagaaaaaaaatatcatttggATGATAAGTGGATTagtgagaatatatataacattccTAAGTGGACAAATGTCAATATTATGATGGTCCATGTGGCATTTCAGCAGCCAACTGTcactctttatttatttaatttcacatcaccttttttttttctttttctttttaggaaatttcaaataaataaataataataataataacaaaactttttgGAATATATTATTCATTGTGAAGTAAGATTTTGGTCatacattattaataataaaagggTTCAGCCCCacaaaagagaataatatgaaattccttactcaatttaatttttcatatataaaattaattttctattatagtttatagaaaaggttgaaaataTCCACAAAATTcttgtaatattatttatagataaattgattgattggttactaatagtaatagtaaatAGTGTTTTTAAGGTTTTGTAAAAGGTGAAGGGTATGAATATACAAAAcactaaatattttagtttctagaaaacaatttcaaaattgaaagaaaaccCATGTGCCTACTATagtaaatactaaaaaattgtggatatacaaaaaaaaaatgagacgTGATTAATTGAGATAGGGTTTAAATTAGGGTAATAAGATGTTAAGAAAAAAGgtgaaaggaaaaggaaaaaagagaaagggaaagatggagaaaaagaaggtaGAGGGGGAAGTGGAAGTGGAAGGGGGCAGCCAAAGTTAAGATGAAGAAAAGAGTTGATAGGGGAAGGGGGTGATGGTATCGGGCATTGGGTGCACCAACTTTGGGTACAACCCGAGAGAATcacaaaatggaagaaaatctTTGTGTCCACATAAATTTGTGGCTCACAATCGAATTCACTCCCTTACGTGGCACCACCACCCCTTTCTTTTAACGGATTCATCCTTCCAACTTCCTAacttctccctctctctctctctcttgaaCTCTATCAAAAATCCCTCTTCTTTCAACTTCCTACTACTGctactcttcttcttcttcttcttcttcgattATGTTGGATTCTAAAGACCCTACTATTAAGCTTTTTGGCCGTCAAATCCCACTTTCCGACGACGCTGAACCTCCGGCGCTTCTTTCACATGCAGAACACAGAAAGGTACAGAGTGTTTTAAACAGAGAACACACCGTAGATTGATTTCAATGCACTTTTATTCAACAGATGCTCCCCATTTCATTTCACTAAATGCTTTAAACAATTCTGGGtcgtttttactttttcactTCCGTTTGAAAACCCCCCAAAAGAAACCCgtttttttctctgttttacttttggtttatttgatTATGCATCCttcgagttttttttttttttttttccttctgtaATTTGGGTTGTgttgtgtttttctttggGTGTACTTACATACTGTTAGGAATCcatgaatgttttttttttttttttggaaattgaaGTTTTTGGGTTATGGTAAATTCTTCTCTCTCTGTTGttgctttgtttttcaatCATTGACTGAGAGAAAAGTTACGGATTTACTCGAAAGGGAAAGAGGGGGTTTCTAAGTTTAGATGTTTCTTAATTGGGATTTTAGCAATGAACTAAACAGAAACTGGATTGacttataattttcaatatagatcataaaattttctttctttttgtggaTTTCAGGATGCAGCTATTGATGAACCTGAAAAGCCTGTTGATGATTCAGATGATTCAGGAAATATAGAGAGAGGGGAAGAGGCTAGTGTGAATCCCAAGACGCCATCTATAGATGAAGAAACTACTACGACGCCTGTTGATGGAGAACCCGAGAGTGAAAAATCTAATTCTGAGAAAACCCTAAAGAAGCCTGATAAACTGCTTCCATGTCCTCGCTGTAAAAGTATGGAGACAAAATTCTGTTACTACAACAATTACAATGTTAATCAACCTCGCCATTTTTGTAAAGCTTGTCAAAGATATTGGACTGCTGGTGGCACCATGAGGAACGTGCCGGTAGGAGCCGGTCGTCGGAAGAGCAAAAACTCTGCTTCTTATTATCGTCACATAACAATCTCTGAGGCTCTTGAAGCTGCTCGAATTGAGTCTCCAAATGGAACCcacaaaccaaaatttattagCAACAATGGCAGAGTCTTGAGTTTCAATTTGGATGCACCAACTTCTGATCCTGTGATGGGCTCTGTTTTAAACCTTGGAGAAAACAGAGTTTTGAGTAATGGAGTAAAGAAGTTTGAAGAGAAAGGAGTTGATCAAGGGTGTGAAAAAAGCTCGAGTTTGTCTTCCATGCCAGTTCAAAGTTCATCAGAATTGAAAATCAATGGCTTCCCTTCTCAAATTTCATGTCTTTCTGGAGTTCCATGGCCTTTTGTTTGGAATTCATCAGTTCCTCCACCAGCCTTTACCCCTCCAGGATTTCCCATGTCTTTTTTTCCAGCAGCTGCTTGGAACTCTGGAGTTCCTGGACCATGGAACACTCCATGGTTTTCACCACAACCTGAAAAATCTCTATGTTCTGACACTAAAGCTTCTTCAACACTGGGAAAGCATCAAAGAGACCATGAAATGTCCAAAGAAGATGCCATCTCAAGTAAAGAAGAGGgtattaagaaaagaaatggacaTGTGTTGACCCCAAAAACTTTAAGAATTGATGATCCAAGTGAGGCTGCAAAAAGTTCCATATGGGCAACACTTGGAATAAAGAATGAATCAATCACTGGAGGGAAAAATCTATTCAAAACCTTTCAACCTAAAGGCCATGAGAAAGTTCACGTGGCTGAAACCTCCTCAGTTTTGCAGGCAAATCCTGCAGCCTTGTCAAGATCTCTCGTCTTTCACGAGAGCTCTTGAACATGTACGTCGACGACAACAACGAAGGTGGTAAACCCTTCATGTAGATTAGAAGAATGAAGATGGGATTTTCAGCTCATTCAAAGCGAGTTAGAATTTGCTAACCTTTGAATTAGAGAGTATCAGGTAACTTGGTGAgacaaatgaaacaaataagAGGAGGAAAAGGGTCCATCAGTTACCTAATTTTCTCAACAATAGAGCCAAACTAGTACTAAGAAATgcaaattattaatattatttatctttttaactGTTTTCACTTATTTGCCTAATTTACATAACCAAGCTGATTGCTGAGCTTGGTTTCTTTAACCATCTAATGTACAGCTATATGTAGAGATATGTGAAATACTGACAtagattgaagaaaaaaaatttgttgtttgtgtTGCCTCTTACTCTTATGACCAACAAAAGCTTTTATGTCTTTTTTTGCTCAAATTTTCATCAGTTGATCTATAAACCTCAGACAGAACTGCCACAGCAGAGAGAGAGTATCTtcctaaaagttaaaaagaattgatgaaaagagaaatggCAAAAAAGACTCAAAAagcaaataatatataataagcAACAAAAAGGTGATTCTACTATGTGTGGCTTTATGTAGCGCCAAAGAACCAAAAAGTTCTTATCAAAACAGCTGTAATGGGATAAGATTGAGATAGCAGACAGTTGAACCCTTTCTTTTGTACtgctttctttctcttcatgTTGTTTTTATATCCAACAAGTTGTGGGCTATAACGTTGGCTTCCCCCCAGAAAAAGCAATATATGTCTAGCTATGATTAATTCATAACCAATAATTGTGCTTGCATCATATTAGTTAGCTATCCAGAAGCCAAAAGATTATCCGttttataacttttgaaaCAAACAATATCATACCAATAGTACCATAGCGTGAATGGAACGTTTAACTTCACTATTAACACTTCAAACAATTCATAACTCAATTCAACACCTCAAACGCTCTCAAATTGAACAATAACTAAAGTGGAGAAAATGGATTACATATTTATCGAGTAACTCCATCCTCACAAACACGAACTAATCCAATTTAGTACCTCAAAACACTCTCTTTTTGGAGTGTGGATAAGTGAAAAAGGTAaggtttgaattttcaaatggTAAAGTGGGGGAAAAAATGCAGAAAGGAAAAGTTTTGCACACGAGTCTGATCAAAGAGAGAATGAAAGGATAGGTAATGAATAGGGAAAAAGGGGGAGAAAGGAGAGTGAGATATTTTAGAAGGTATAAGCAAATGGTGGccacatttttattatataaaaagatgaGCTAGCTGTTCAAAATAGGGACCCAAATTAACATAATGCCATGAATCCTTTTTGGAATTGTCTCTTGCTTTTGCTTTCCAACTTTTTtgctccttttcttttctttctttcttttatgaccaaaaaaaaaaaaaaaaaaaagagattgaaaTGACTCTTTTATTGGCATGTGTATCCCTAATTTCAGCTTTGTAGGTAAAAGCCATTAATGAGAGTTAGTTCAAAAAGATTGGTTTATTTGGGTCCAAACAGAGAAACCCCACTTGGAAATCTGACCATAAAAAGTGTAGGCAAAGAACATGGATCTTGAGGCCACAAACACAACTCTGCCTAACACTTAAAACATTATATATCAGATGGTATTGGAAAATGAGGAAGGTTTTGGAACTACTTTATAGCTTTCATTAATCATTAATATGTTGATTTAAGTAAAGtttagtacaaaaaaaaaaaactgtctgatatatatattaaacccTTAGAAACCCCTTCTCTCAATCAAATCTAAAGCTAACTCCCCTATTGTCTAAGTTGCcactgttttcttctttcttctccccTTAACATATAGATTTTTTGTCTAATGTTCATGGGCagtatcaattttaattaaaagaacatAATCAAGTTGGCATCATAACTCCAAAACTCATTATCATCTGCtccttcaactttttatttttagtatacaGAAATACATTGGAAAACTAGAATTGCTGGTGTGGAGTATTATATAGGTTAGTGGCAGTATTAAATTCAACTGATGTTAAAAACTTAATGCAATGTCTAAAGTGTAATAATGGCATTGTTCTTTACTTTCTAATTTGCTCAAGGTGTGCCAAGCTTTTAACaatgtcaattattttttttcttccctttcactattttaattaattctgtCTCCAATATGGAAAAAGTCTCATATTTCCACTACCccaattaaaagaagaagaagaaaaaaaaaaaaaattcatac
This genomic interval carries:
- the LOC101218201 gene encoding uncharacterized protein LOC101218201, yielding MAAASHFLRLLVIFLGLYNLLCSNAVPTSRSVSLLHGSLPFPHVSSNTLMVTKTEEEESHGRMVVALNDYPGSGANNRHTPRPQFRGCADC
- the LOC101219706 gene encoding cyclic dof factor 3, translated to MLDSKDPTIKLFGRQIPLSDDAEPPALLSHAEHRKDAAIDEPEKPVDDSDDSGNIERGEEASVNPKTPSIDEETTTTPVDGEPESEKSNSEKTLKKPDKLLPCPRCKSMETKFCYYNNYNVNQPRHFCKACQRYWTAGGTMRNVPVGAGRRKSKNSASYYRHITISEALEAARIESPNGTHKPKFISNNGRVLSFNLDAPTSDPVMGSVLNLGENRVLSNGVKKFEEKGVDQGCEKSSSLSSMPVQSSSELKINGFPSQISCLSGVPWPFVWNSSVPPPAFTPPGFPMSFFPAAAWNSGVPGPWNTPWFSPQPEKSLCSDTKASSTLGKHQRDHEMSKEDAISSKEEGIKKRNGHVLTPKTLRIDDPSEAAKSSIWATLGIKNESITGGKNLFKTFQPKGHEKVHVAETSSVLQANPAALSRSLVFHESS